The following are encoded in a window of Prochlorococcus marinus str. MIT 1013 genomic DNA:
- a CDS encoding CAAD domain-containing protein yields the protein MSDVNPDSKDESKAGKTEGVNFSERYSDVMGKVNESLSKIDWTQMGKYGKAAGIIAVVVLAQVLIKVVIDTVNFFPILPGLLELLGIVVLGQWSWQNLTTSEKRTAVFDKVQNLKKEYLG from the coding sequence ATGTCTGATGTAAATCCTGATTCTAAAGATGAATCAAAGGCAGGGAAAACAGAAGGTGTTAATTTTTCAGAACGTTACAGTGACGTAATGGGAAAAGTTAATGAATCTTTGAGCAAAATTGATTGGACTCAAATGGGTAAGTATGGCAAGGCGGCAGGGATCATTGCCGTTGTTGTTTTAGCTCAAGTACTAATCAAGGTTGTTATTGATACAGTTAATTTTTTCCCAATTCTTCCTGGTTTGCTGGAACTTCTTGGAATTGTTGTTTTAGGCCAATGGAGTTGGCAAAACTTAACAACAAGTGAAAAAAGAACAGCTGTATTTGACAAAGTTCAAAATCTCAAAAAAGAGTACTTAGGATAA
- the larE gene encoding ATP-dependent sacrificial sulfur transferase LarE has protein sequence MFFSQLESLTESELKQLRLLREFIKDINNACVAFSGGVDSSLIATIAQEQLGSKAFAVTGISPSLAPYLLKQARLQANWIGIRHEECQTNEINEPNYFKNPENRCFACKQELHKHLNQISKRFNNAQVLDGVNYDDLHDFRPGIKASNHAGVISPLAELKIDKKSIRSISKSLGLPWWDKPAQPCLASRIPFGEEISSKRLEQIALAEEWIINQGFSRVRVRSQGLSARIELPANEIDKFIQLIERSKLVKYFLYLGFHSISLDLEGLVSGKLTRDIKTT, from the coding sequence GTGTTTTTTAGTCAACTTGAATCTTTAACCGAATCAGAGCTGAAGCAATTAAGGTTGTTAAGAGAATTTATTAAAGACATAAATAATGCTTGTGTTGCATTCTCTGGTGGTGTTGATAGTTCTTTAATAGCAACAATAGCGCAAGAACAACTAGGTTCAAAGGCCTTTGCCGTAACTGGCATCTCTCCTTCGTTGGCTCCATACTTACTTAAGCAAGCACGTCTTCAAGCAAATTGGATTGGCATTCGTCATGAAGAATGCCAAACGAATGAAATCAATGAGCCAAATTACTTTAAGAATCCTGAAAATAGATGCTTTGCTTGTAAACAAGAATTGCATAAGCATTTAAATCAAATTTCAAAAAGATTCAATAATGCTCAGGTGCTCGATGGAGTTAATTATGACGATCTTCACGACTTTCGACCAGGAATTAAAGCATCCAATCACGCAGGAGTGATATCACCTCTTGCCGAACTGAAAATAGATAAAAAATCAATTCGTTCGATTTCTAAATCATTGGGTTTACCTTGGTGGGATAAACCTGCTCAACCATGTTTAGCCTCTCGGATTCCCTTTGGAGAGGAAATAAGTTCGAAAAGGCTTGAGCAAATTGCCTTAGCAGAAGAATGGATTATTAATCAAGGTTTTTCTCGAGTTCGTGTCAGAAGTCAAGGCCTATCAGCCAGAATCGAATTACCCGCAAATGAAATAGATAAATTTATTCAGCTTATTGAAAGGAGTAAATTAGTTAAATATTTTTTATATTTAGGCTTTCATTCAATAAGTCTCGATCTAGAGGGGTTGGTTAGTGGAAAACTCACCAGAGACATAAAAACTACTTAA
- a CDS encoding cob(I)yrinic acid a,c-diamide adenosyltransferase, which produces MVSNGIGITTASESQERSHGQLHVYDGEGKGKSQAALGVVLRTIGLGICEKRQTRVLLLRFLKGPGRSYDEDAAIDALQQGFPHLIDQVRTGRGEFFNSDQSTKFDYQEAQRGWDIAKGAIASALYSVVVLDELNPVLDLGLLPVEEVVKTLTSRPNGMEVIVTGRAAPNPLIKVAELHSEMKAHRRPEINNDEIIFENNIGGIEIYTGEGKGKSTSALGKALQAIGRGISQDKSHRVLILQWLKGGSGYTEDAAIAALRESYPHLVDHLRSGRDAIVWRGQQKPIDYIEAERAWEIARAAISSGLYKTVILDELNPTVDLELLPVEPIVQTLLRKPSETEVIITGRCKHQPIYFDLASVHSEMVCHKHYAEKGVDLKRGVDY; this is translated from the coding sequence GTGGTATCAAACGGAATAGGAATTACTACAGCATCGGAAAGCCAGGAACGTAGTCACGGACAATTACATGTTTATGACGGCGAGGGGAAAGGGAAGAGCCAGGCGGCTTTGGGGGTGGTTTTGAGAACTATAGGCCTTGGCATATGTGAGAAAAGACAAACAAGAGTATTACTTCTGAGATTCTTGAAAGGGCCTGGTCGCTCGTATGACGAAGATGCAGCGATAGACGCTTTACAACAAGGATTCCCTCACCTGATTGATCAAGTTAGAACTGGCAGGGGTGAATTTTTTAACTCCGACCAATCTACAAAATTTGATTATCAAGAAGCTCAAAGAGGATGGGACATAGCAAAGGGTGCCATTGCTAGTGCTTTATATTCAGTTGTTGTTCTAGATGAATTGAATCCTGTTCTAGATTTAGGATTATTACCTGTTGAAGAAGTTGTTAAGACTCTAACTTCAAGACCAAATGGTATGGAAGTTATCGTTACGGGAAGAGCTGCACCAAACCCTCTGATTAAAGTTGCGGAACTTCATTCAGAGATGAAAGCTCATAGACGCCCTGAAATTAATAACGATGAAATTATTTTTGAGAACAATATTGGTGGGATTGAAATATATACCGGAGAAGGAAAAGGCAAATCTACCAGCGCTTTGGGTAAAGCTTTACAAGCTATTGGAAGAGGGATTAGCCAGGATAAAAGTCATCGTGTATTGATTTTGCAATGGCTTAAGGGTGGTAGTGGTTACACAGAAGATGCCGCTATTGCAGCTCTTCGAGAAAGCTACCCTCATCTAGTTGACCATCTTCGATCTGGTAGAGATGCGATTGTTTGGAGGGGCCAGCAAAAGCCCATTGATTATATAGAAGCTGAAAGAGCCTGGGAAATTGCAAGGGCAGCTATATCCAGTGGTCTTTATAAGACTGTGATTTTGGATGAGTTAAATCCAACAGTTGATTTGGAACTCCTACCAGTCGAGCCAATTGTTCAAACATTGCTACGCAAACCATCAGAGACAGAAGTGATTATCACAGGAAGATGTAAACATCAACCCATATATTTTGATTTAGCAAGTGTTCATTCTGAGATGGTGTGTCACAAACACTATGCAGAAAAAGGAGTTGATTTGAAAAGGGGAGTTGATTATTAA
- the moeB gene encoding molybdopterin-synthase adenylyltransferase MoeB, whose translation MEQSQNETNLSSEEIARYARHISLPEIGIKGQEKLKTGSVACIGTGGLGSPLLIYLAAAGIGRIGIVDFDVVEYSNLQRQIIHTTNSIGLLKTDSAKQQILKINPSCRVDLFNQKLTSSNALEILRSYDVICDCSDNFPTRYLINDACLILKKPNIYGSIARFEGQVSVFNLKKDSPNYRDLIPTPPPQELIPSCSQAGVMGILPGIIGTIQAAEAIKIITNIGYPLNGRLLIFNALQMRFKELTLKSKKENRNINKLIDYQSFCSEVTVKNEVACDIQGISTKELKILLSQSSKEILLIDVRDQNEYNQCSIKGSKLIPLSTIESGEAINEIKILTAKKNLYVFCKSGKRSLRALKHLNKFGIRGINIEGGIEAWNKATIN comes from the coding sequence ATGGAGCAAAGCCAGAATGAAACAAATTTAAGTTCTGAAGAAATTGCTAGGTATGCAAGACACATAAGTCTTCCTGAAATAGGTATTAAAGGCCAAGAGAAATTAAAGACAGGCTCAGTTGCTTGCATTGGAACAGGAGGACTAGGATCTCCACTTTTAATTTATCTTGCAGCAGCTGGAATTGGGCGTATCGGAATAGTTGATTTTGATGTCGTTGAATACTCAAACTTACAAAGGCAAATCATTCATACAACAAATTCAATAGGTCTATTAAAAACAGATTCTGCCAAGCAACAAATACTTAAAATAAATCCTTCTTGCCGAGTTGACTTATTCAATCAAAAGCTAACAAGTAGTAATGCTTTGGAAATACTTAGGAGTTATGATGTGATATGTGATTGTTCAGACAATTTCCCAACGCGATACTTAATTAATGATGCTTGTCTAATACTTAAAAAACCTAATATATATGGTTCAATTGCAAGATTTGAAGGTCAAGTAAGTGTATTTAATCTGAAAAAAGATAGCCCTAACTATCGAGACCTTATCCCAACACCTCCTCCACAAGAATTAATTCCATCATGCTCTCAAGCAGGCGTAATGGGAATTCTTCCAGGAATTATTGGTACAATTCAAGCAGCAGAAGCTATCAAGATAATAACAAATATTGGTTATCCACTTAACGGTAGGCTCCTAATTTTTAATGCATTACAGATGAGATTTAAAGAGCTAACATTGAAATCAAAGAAAGAAAATAGAAATATAAATAAACTAATAGATTATCAAAGTTTCTGTTCAGAGGTCACGGTTAAAAATGAGGTGGCTTGTGATATACAAGGTATTTCAACTAAGGAATTAAAAATACTCCTTAGCCAATCATCAAAAGAAATACTCTTAATAGATGTTCGCGATCAAAATGAATACAATCAATGTTCAATTAAAGGTTCAAAGCTTATCCCTCTTAGCACTATTGAAAGTGGGGAAGCCATTAATGAAATAAAAATCCTTACCGCAAAAAAAAATCTTTATGTATTTTGTAAAAGTGGAAAAAGATCATTACGTGCATTAAAGCATTTAAACAAATTTGGAATAAGAGGTATTAATATCGAAGGAGGTATTGAAGCATGGAATAAAGCAACAATTAATTAG
- a CDS encoding fructosamine kinase family protein, giving the protein MEELIQKALLSSNKISNNSLIEKIIPVGGGCIHKAWCILFQNGKRVFAKSNHIDNINMFKFERECLSVLTKFANKSYICVPKTLDLISYQNISILFLEWIDLKQSQQNLLGKGLALLHKSSSECSQKNFGWEEEGFIGSNNQIRGWDSNWGEFFVNYRLKPQLIQAKAWGVRVDDYEDVLIYLSSYLNNHHPRISIVHGDLWSGNCGSTKNGLGSLYDPASYWADREVDISMTKLFGGFNKEFYQGYEEIWPLDKFSKDRTDIYNLYHLLNHANIFGGSYKENSLQTLENLRSRA; this is encoded by the coding sequence ATGGAGGAATTAATCCAAAAGGCTCTTTTAAGTTCAAATAAAATAAGCAACAACTCATTAATAGAAAAAATAATTCCGGTAGGCGGAGGTTGTATCCATAAAGCTTGGTGCATTCTTTTCCAAAATGGCAAGAGAGTTTTTGCCAAATCAAATCATATTGACAATATTAATATGTTTAAGTTCGAACGTGAGTGTCTTTCTGTTCTCACAAAATTTGCCAATAAATCGTATATCTGCGTTCCTAAAACACTTGATCTCATAAGTTATCAAAATATATCTATACTTTTTTTAGAATGGATAGATCTCAAACAATCCCAACAAAATCTCCTTGGTAAAGGCTTAGCACTCCTGCATAAATCATCCAGTGAATGCAGTCAAAAAAATTTCGGATGGGAAGAAGAAGGTTTTATAGGTTCTAACAACCAAATAAGAGGGTGGGACAGTAACTGGGGAGAATTCTTTGTAAATTATCGTCTTAAACCACAACTTATACAAGCAAAAGCATGGGGGGTTAGAGTTGATGATTATGAGGATGTTTTAATATATTTAAGCTCATATCTAAATAATCATCACCCAAGGATCTCAATAGTTCATGGTGATCTATGGTCCGGTAATTGTGGAAGTACTAAAAATGGTTTAGGAAGTCTTTATGACCCTGCGAGTTATTGGGCTGACAGAGAAGTTGATATCTCAATGACTAAATTATTTGGTGGTTTTAATAAAGAATTTTATCAAGGATACGAAGAGATTTGGCCACTAGATAAATTTTCAAAAGATAGGACTGATATTTATAATCTTTACCATTTGCTTAATCACGCAAATATATTTGGTGGATCCTATAAAGAAAATTCACTACAAACGCTAGAAAATCTGAGATCTCGTGCGTAA
- the recF gene encoding DNA replication/repair protein RecF (All proteins in this family for which functions are known are DNA-binding proteins that assist the filamentation of RecA onto DNA for the initiation of recombination or recombinational repair.): MQLHQLELNYFRNYQRFQVEFTENRLIVIGPNGIGKSNLLESVELLSSLRSHRSNRNQDLIYWDQDKACLTATIEDDQKLSLEINRKGGRKAYKNEKLLTRQIDLIGPMRSVGFSALDLELIRGEPSLRRNWLDRIVQQLEPIYSDLMGRFSRLLRQRSQLWRNLNLESNKDQNILLDSFDMQMALVSTRIHRRRRRILNRLLPIAASWQQHLSNSKEKLNILYLPGSKLEGEESERLWRESIERQLLEIRSEEEITGNCRVGPHRDDVQFLLNGVDARRFGSAGQQRTIVLALKLAELELIKSLYGKSPILLLDDVLAELDPKRQLLLLDAVGQKHQCLISATHLESFEGEWVRNSQLMQLDSFC, translated from the coding sequence ATCCAACTTCACCAGTTAGAACTTAATTATTTTCGAAATTATCAACGTTTTCAGGTTGAGTTTACTGAAAATCGTTTGATAGTAATAGGGCCAAATGGAATTGGGAAATCTAATCTACTTGAATCTGTAGAGCTCTTATCTAGTTTACGTTCTCATCGATCAAACCGAAATCAGGATTTGATTTATTGGGATCAAGATAAAGCTTGTTTAACTGCGACGATTGAAGATGATCAAAAACTTTCTTTAGAAATAAATAGAAAAGGTGGCAGAAAAGCCTACAAAAATGAAAAACTTTTAACTCGTCAAATTGATTTGATTGGGCCTATGAGAAGTGTAGGGTTTAGCGCACTTGATCTAGAATTAATTCGGGGGGAACCATCTCTAAGAAGAAATTGGCTGGATAGAATCGTTCAACAACTCGAGCCTATATATTCTGATTTAATGGGAAGGTTTTCTAGATTGCTTAGACAAAGAAGTCAGCTATGGCGTAACTTAAATCTTGAATCGAACAAGGATCAAAATATTTTATTAGATTCTTTTGATATGCAGATGGCCTTGGTGAGTACAAGAATTCATCGAAGAAGGAGGCGTATATTAAATCGTCTACTTCCTATTGCTGCAAGTTGGCAACAACATTTAAGCAACAGTAAGGAAAAACTAAATATTCTATATTTGCCTGGTAGCAAACTCGAGGGTGAAGAAAGTGAAAGACTTTGGAGGGAGAGTATTGAACGTCAACTTTTAGAAATTAGATCTGAGGAAGAGATAACGGGTAATTGTCGAGTAGGTCCTCATCGTGATGATGTTCAGTTTTTATTAAATGGAGTGGATGCTAGACGTTTTGGTTCTGCTGGACAACAGAGAACTATTGTTTTGGCCTTGAAATTGGCGGAATTAGAGTTAATCAAATCTTTGTATGGTAAATCTCCAATATTGCTTTTAGATGATGTTTTGGCTGAACTGGATCCTAAACGACAATTATTGCTTTTAGATGCTGTCGGTCAAAAACATCAATGTTTAATAAGTGCAACACATCTGGAATCATTTGAAGGTGAATGGGTAAGAAACTCGCAATTAATGCAATTAGATTCCTTTTGTTGA
- a CDS encoding N-acetyltransferase codes for MLGLNSLNKSPQIPEGFVLLRSEFVSVRKINRLLSRCNQDTHQPRKLELALKSSDFYLTLLQKTSENLVGFVRVTSDKGLNANLWDLVAEPGDQQDKYMSIVVFKAIEIIRRELPGCSISVAAPNISLKALNANGFLLDPNGIKTMGFRF; via the coding sequence ATGCTTGGATTAAATTCATTAAATAAATCTCCTCAAATTCCTGAGGGCTTTGTCCTTCTTAGGAGTGAGTTTGTTTCTGTACGAAAAATAAATAGGCTACTATCAAGATGTAATCAAGATACTCATCAACCAAGGAAGTTGGAATTAGCCTTGAAAAGTAGTGATTTTTATTTAACTCTCCTTCAAAAGACTTCTGAGAACCTTGTAGGTTTTGTTCGTGTGACTAGTGATAAAGGTTTAAATGCAAATCTGTGGGATTTGGTGGCCGAGCCCGGTGATCAACAAGATAAATACATGTCTATTGTAGTTTTTAAAGCAATTGAAATCATTAGACGTGAGTTGCCAGGCTGTAGCATTTCTGTTGCTGCTCCAAATATTTCACTTAAAGCTTTAAACGCAAATGGATTTTTATTAGATCCCAATGGGATCAAAACAATGGGATTTAGATTTTGA
- the speD gene encoding adenosylmethionine decarboxylase, producing the protein MEPFFTELHPNPGWHGSCKSNDIETLHTNSRENIGRHCILELYQCDHAKLNDEAFIRTTITSSAKISGATLINLVTHGFKPQGVTGLALLAESHISIHTWPEIGYAAIDVFTCGDHTMPEKACKLLFKEFLAKNFSFKNIAREIPSEIQNLHRQP; encoded by the coding sequence ATGGAACCTTTTTTTACAGAATTACATCCAAATCCTGGATGGCATGGCTCTTGCAAGTCGAATGACATAGAAACCTTACATACAAATTCTCGTGAGAATATTGGCAGGCACTGCATACTTGAACTTTATCAATGTGATCATGCGAAGCTTAATGATGAAGCTTTTATAAGGACAACTATCACATCATCAGCTAAAATTTCCGGTGCAACGCTTATAAATTTGGTAACACATGGTTTTAAGCCTCAGGGAGTTACGGGGTTAGCTTTATTGGCTGAATCTCATATCTCAATACATACTTGGCCAGAGATTGGTTATGCCGCTATAGATGTATTCACGTGTGGAGATCATACGATGCCTGAAAAAGCTTGCAAGTTACTTTTTAAAGAGTTTTTGGCTAAGAACTTCTCATTTAAAAATATCGCAAGAGAAATACCTTCAGAAATTCAAAATTTGCATCGCCAGCCTTGA
- the ppc gene encoding phosphoenolpyruvate carboxylase, whose product MFMLKNPPNENISNHSTVSVDDQDPGYLLQQRLELVEDLWKTVLKSECPPDQTERLLRLKQLSDPSNSKQDNSSQAIVQLITEMDLAEAISAARAFSLYFQLVNILEQRIEEDSYLNSMKKENLENSNYKIDPFAPALASQTAPATFRQLFERLRRLNVPPAQLDALMREMDIRLVFTAHPTEIVRHTVRHKQRRVATLLQQLQSNNSISEAEKEIFRLQLEEEIRLWWRTDELHQFKPTVLDEVDYALHYFQQVLFDAMPQLRRRLTTALASSYPDVEIPNEAFCTFGSWVGSDRDGNPSVTPEITWRTACYQRQLMLDRYLATVQELRDQLSISMQWSQVSSPLLESLEMDRVRFPEVYEERAARYRLEPYRLKLSYTLERLRLTQLRNKQLADAGWQFSPEGKPLISTNNSFDEFLHYRSVDEFKNELELIRNSLVSTDLTCEPLDTLLNQVHIFGFSLASLDIRQESTRHSDALDELTRYLDLPKSYGEMDEESRVTWLMKELQTRRPLIPPALEWSKSTQETISVFHMLHRLQKEFGTRICRSYVISMSHTASDLLEVLLLAKESGLIDPALGSADFLVVPLFETVEDLQRAPSVMESLLQTDVYRELLPRVGEKIQPLQELMLGYSDSNKDSGFLSSNWEIHKAQIALQDLASRQGIALRIFHGRGGSVGRGGGPAYQAILAQPSGTIQGRIKITEQGEVLASKYSLPELALYNLETVTTAVLQNSLVTNKLDATPNWNELMTRLAARSREHYRALVHDNPELVQFFQVVTPIEEISKLQISSRPARRKSGAKDLSSLRAIPWVFGWTQSRFLLPSWFGVGTALATELKTDPDQMEMLRMLNQRWPFFRMLISKVEMTLSKVDLEVAHHYMVSLGGDDNRDAFARIFEIISSEYSLTKKLILEITDKSKLLSADPALQLSVNLRNRTIVPLGFLQVALLKRLRDQNRQPPISEDLSVDASQSSRTYSRSELLRGALLTINGIAAGMRNTG is encoded by the coding sequence ATGTTTATGTTGAAAAATCCTCCTAACGAAAATATCTCTAATCACTCGACAGTAAGTGTTGATGATCAAGATCCTGGATATTTATTGCAGCAAAGGCTTGAACTTGTTGAAGATCTTTGGAAAACAGTTCTCAAAAGTGAATGTCCTCCTGATCAAACAGAGAGACTATTGCGTTTAAAACAATTAAGTGACCCAAGTAATTCAAAGCAAGATAATTCCTCGCAAGCAATTGTCCAATTGATTACGGAAATGGACTTGGCGGAGGCGATATCTGCGGCTCGGGCTTTCTCTCTTTATTTTCAGCTTGTAAATATTCTTGAGCAACGTATAGAGGAAGATAGTTATTTAAACAGTATGAAAAAAGAGAATCTAGAGAACAGTAATTACAAAATAGATCCATTTGCTCCTGCATTAGCTAGTCAGACTGCGCCAGCAACTTTTAGACAATTATTTGAGCGATTACGTCGTTTGAATGTTCCTCCAGCACAGCTTGATGCTTTGATGAGAGAAATGGATATACGCCTTGTTTTTACAGCTCATCCAACTGAAATAGTTAGACATACTGTTCGCCACAAGCAACGAAGAGTAGCTACTCTTTTACAACAACTTCAATCTAATAACTCAATTTCCGAAGCTGAAAAGGAAATATTTAGGTTGCAATTAGAGGAGGAGATAAGACTTTGGTGGAGAACTGATGAGCTTCATCAATTTAAACCAACTGTTCTTGATGAGGTTGACTATGCGCTTCATTATTTTCAGCAGGTTTTGTTTGATGCCATGCCTCAATTAAGAAGGAGACTGACTACTGCCCTGGCTTCAAGTTATCCAGATGTAGAGATTCCTAATGAAGCTTTTTGTACATTTGGCTCTTGGGTAGGTTCAGATCGTGATGGGAACCCGTCAGTAACGCCTGAAATCACATGGAGAACAGCGTGTTATCAAAGACAATTAATGTTGGATCGGTATCTTGCAACAGTTCAAGAGCTAAGAGATCAACTGAGTATATCTATGCAATGGAGTCAAGTAAGTTCTCCTTTGCTAGAATCATTAGAGATGGATAGAGTTCGTTTCCCTGAGGTCTATGAGGAAAGGGCTGCTAGATATCGTCTGGAACCTTATCGATTGAAACTTAGCTATACATTAGAGAGGTTAAGGCTTACTCAACTACGTAATAAGCAGTTGGCTGATGCTGGATGGCAATTCTCTCCAGAAGGAAAGCCTTTAATATCTACAAATAATAGTTTTGATGAGTTTCTTCACTATAGATCTGTAGATGAATTTAAGAATGAATTAGAGCTTATCAGAAATAGTTTAGTTAGTACAGATCTCACATGTGAACCTCTAGATACTTTGTTGAATCAAGTTCATATCTTTGGCTTCTCTTTGGCCAGCTTAGATATTAGGCAAGAAAGTACACGACATAGTGATGCTTTGGATGAACTTACTCGTTATTTAGATTTACCTAAGTCATATGGAGAAATGGATGAGGAAAGCCGAGTTACATGGTTAATGAAGGAATTGCAAACTCGGAGACCACTAATTCCACCTGCGCTTGAGTGGTCTAAAAGTACTCAAGAAACTATCTCAGTTTTTCACATGCTTCATAGGCTTCAGAAAGAATTTGGTACTCGGATATGTCGCTCATATGTGATTTCAATGAGTCATACAGCATCTGATTTGTTAGAAGTTCTTCTTTTAGCTAAAGAGTCTGGGTTGATTGATCCAGCTTTAGGATCTGCTGATTTTCTCGTTGTTCCATTATTTGAAACGGTTGAGGATTTGCAACGTGCGCCTTCTGTAATGGAGTCCTTACTCCAGACAGATGTTTATCGTGAATTACTTCCAAGAGTAGGTGAGAAAATTCAACCACTTCAGGAACTCATGCTTGGATATTCTGATAGCAATAAGGATTCCGGTTTCCTTTCAAGTAATTGGGAAATTCATAAAGCCCAAATAGCACTCCAAGATCTTGCTAGTAGACAAGGAATAGCATTACGCATTTTCCATGGTAGAGGAGGGTCTGTAGGTAGAGGAGGAGGACCAGCCTATCAAGCGATTTTGGCTCAACCGAGTGGTACTATCCAGGGCCGAATTAAGATAACCGAGCAAGGGGAGGTCCTTGCATCAAAATATAGTCTTCCTGAATTAGCTCTTTATAATCTTGAAACTGTTACTACAGCTGTTCTTCAGAATAGCTTGGTTACAAATAAATTAGATGCTACGCCAAATTGGAATGAATTAATGACTAGACTTGCAGCTCGTTCAAGGGAGCACTACCGAGCTCTAGTACATGATAACCCCGAATTGGTTCAATTTTTTCAAGTAGTGACTCCAATAGAGGAAATCAGTAAGTTACAAATTTCTAGTCGCCCTGCTCGAAGAAAGAGTGGTGCAAAAGACTTATCAAGTCTTCGTGCTATCCCATGGGTCTTTGGTTGGACTCAGAGTCGTTTCCTCTTGCCAAGTTGGTTTGGGGTTGGGACGGCTTTGGCTACTGAACTTAAGACAGACCCCGACCAGATGGAGATGTTGCGAATGTTGAATCAGAGATGGCCATTTTTTAGAATGTTGATATCTAAAGTAGAGATGACTCTTTCAAAAGTTGATTTGGAGGTCGCCCATCACTATATGGTTAGTTTAGGTGGCGATGATAATCGAGATGCCTTTGCTCGTATTTTTGAGATTATTTCAAGTGAATATAGTTTGACCAAGAAACTAATTCTAGAAATTACTGACAAATCAAAATTATTAAGTGCAGACCCTGCTTTGCAATTGTCTGTAAACCTTAGAAATAGGACTATTGTCCCTTTAGGATTTTTACAAGTTGCTCTTCTGAAACGATTAAGAGATCAGAATCGTCAACCACCAATTAGTGAGGATTTGAGTGTTGACGCCTCTCAAAGTTCACGAACATATAGCCGTAGTGAATTATTGCGTGGAGCTTTGTTGACCATTAATGGTATTGCTGCAGGGATGAGGAACACAGGATGA
- a CDS encoding M67 family metallopeptidase — MKIPKYIEFHNETNYVLSRFLKAAEPEEGCCILIGKTNSSAKDHKKHIWEITHIWNCRNIWGEQESKLIDQKIRGFSNQKDMQLSKKNRFEIDTKDQIASQKWARKNDLEVLCCAHSHPTGENKPSKMDLFLHQSPGLMVISNKDGDLKAWWVKNKLNFQSVKIEIFSLT; from the coding sequence ATGAAAATCCCAAAATATATAGAATTCCATAACGAAACGAATTATGTTCTCTCTAGATTTTTAAAGGCAGCAGAGCCAGAGGAAGGCTGCTGTATATTAATTGGCAAAACCAACAGCTCAGCTAAAGATCACAAAAAACATATTTGGGAGATAACTCACATCTGGAATTGTCGAAATATTTGGGGAGAACAAGAATCGAAATTAATTGATCAAAAAATAAGAGGATTTTCTAATCAAAAAGATATGCAATTGTCCAAAAAAAATCGGTTCGAAATAGACACTAAAGATCAAATTGCATCTCAAAAATGGGCAAGAAAAAATGATCTAGAAGTTTTATGCTGTGCTCACTCTCATCCTACGGGTGAAAACAAACCTTCGAAAATGGATCTATTCTTACACCAATCGCCTGGTCTTATGGTTATCTCAAATAAAGATGGAGATTTAAAAGCATGGTGGGTCAAAAATAAATTAAACTTTCAGAGCGTGAAAATTGAAATTTTTTCTTTAACGTAA